A stretch of the Nicotiana tabacum cultivar K326 chromosome 6, ASM71507v2, whole genome shotgun sequence genome encodes the following:
- the LOC107812198 gene encoding uncharacterized protein LOC107812198 yields MLQYPSFMLQYPCSTRIIPTSFLLPAQWPQPQSDELLLAMEESDFEEKCNEIRKMNSNLVVIGKTNIDNDKEDFDNEADDDDADNGEESEGDDFEQETG; encoded by the exons atgTTGCAGTATCCATCGTTCATGTTACAGTATCCTTGTTCTACTCGGATCATTCCGACATCGTTTCTGCTACCAGCGCAGTGGCCCCAGCCTCAGAGCGACGAGCTCCTCCTTGCTATGGAGGAATCTGATTTTGAAGAAAAG TGTAATGAAATCAGAAAGATGAACAGCAACTTAGTCGTAATTGGGAAGACTAACATAGATAATGATAAAGAAGACTTTGACAATGAAGCAGACGATGATGATGCAGACAATGGTGAAGAGTCAGAAGGTGATGACTTTGAGCAGGAAACTGGTTGA
- the LOC142182041 gene encoding RAF-like serine/threonine-protein kinase PRAF, translating to MNSMKSTHAIKFLYSYGGRILPRPSDGKLRYVGGFTRVLSVDRSISFAELMVKFGELCGSSMNLKCKLPSEDLDVLVSITCDEDLMNVIQEYERVSALTNQEMKIRAVLFPLNSAKKVSPPSSPMSCFDFPASKLKQEKVSRFYSPPSYAAAAAAARYYSPALGYPVGGRKDGGKFYYTCCERGSPRHRYFVAHRNHSQ from the exons ATGAACTCTATGAAGTCGACGCACGCAATCAAATTTCTGTATAGTTACGGCGGAAGAATCCTCCCCCGTCCCTCCGACGGCAAGCTCCGTTACGTCGGTGGTTTTACCAGAGTTCTCTCCGTCGATCGCTCTATTTCCTTTGCAG AGTTGATGGTAAAGTTTGGAGAACTGTGTGGATCGTCAATGAATTTGAAGTGTAAGTTGCCGAGCGAGGATTTGGATGTTTTGGTAAGCATTACATGTGATGAGGACCTGATGAATGTGATTCAAGAGTACGAGCGAGTTTCGGCGTTGACGAATCAGGAGATGAAGATTAGAGCTGTTCTATTTCCACTCAACTCGGCGAAAAAAGTCTCTCCTCCTTCATCGCCTATGTCGTGCTTTGACTTTCCAGCATCGAAATTGAAACAGGAAAAGGTCAGCCGCTTCTATTCGCCTCCGTCGTATGCGGCGGCAGCAGCAGCAGCTAGGTATTACTCTCCAGCTTTGGGATATCCAGTCGGCGGAAGGAAAGACGGCGGGAAGTTTTACTACACTTGCTGTGAACGTGGAAGCCCTAGGCATCGTTACTTTGTTGCTCATAGAAACCATAGCCAATAG